The following coding sequences are from one Musa acuminata AAA Group cultivar baxijiao chromosome BXJ2-4, Cavendish_Baxijiao_AAA, whole genome shotgun sequence window:
- the LOC135609075 gene encoding splicing factor 3B subunit 6-like protein: MATISLRKANTRLPPEVNRVLYVRNLPFNISSEEMYDIFGKYGAIRQIRIGTNKDTRGTAFVVYEDIYDAKTAVDHLSGFNVANRYLIVLYYQQAKMAKKADQKKKEDEITRLQEKYGISTSKDK, encoded by the coding sequence ATGGCGACGATTAGCCTTCGAAAGGCGAACACCCGACTCCCACCGGAGGTGAATCGGGTGCTGTATGTGCGCAATCTGCCTTTCAACATCTCGAGCGAGGAGATGTACGACATCTTCGGTAAGTACGGCGCCATCCGCCAGATCCGCATCGGCACCAATAAGGACACCCGCGGCACCGCCTTCGTCGTCTACGAGGACATCTACGACGCCAAGACCGCCGTCGACCACCTCTCCGGCTTCAACGTCGCCAACCGCTACCTCATCGTCCTCTACTACCAGCAAGCTAAGATGGCCAAAAAGGCCGaccagaagaagaaggaggacgaGATTACCCGGTTGCAGGAGAAGTACGGCATTTCCACCTCTAAAGACAAGTAA